The DNA region CAATTTTCTAAATGGCAAGGACAATGTACCTCTTGCAAAGAGTGGAATACAATTGTAGAAGAAGTAGTCCAAAAACCAGAAAAAAACGACTGGAAATTACCATCTTCTAACACGACCAAAAGAGTTTCTAAGCCATTAAAGTTAAATCAAATAGACGACTCTAAAGAAGCTAGGCTAGATACTAAAGATGCAGAGTTTAACCGTGTTCTTGGTGGCGGCATTGTGCCAGGATCACTAACCTTATTAGGCGGTGAACCAGGAATAGGTAAAAGTACATTGCTACTACAAATATCTTTACACTTACCTTATAAAACTTTATATGTTTCTGGAGAAGAAAGTCAAAAGCAAATAAAGATGAGAGCGCAGCGTATCTATCCAGATAATGATAGCTGTTATATACTTACCGAAACAAAAACTCAAAATATTTTCAAACAAATAGAGTCTGTAAATCCAGATATTGTAATTGTAGATTCTATCCAAACCTTGCACAGCGATTATGTAGAGAGTTCTAGTGGAAGTATTTCTCAAATTAAAGAATGCACAACAGAGCTTATAAAGTTTGCAAAAGAAACAAATACACCTGTAATCATAATTGGTCATATTACTAAAGATGGTCAAATTGCAGGTCCTAAAATTTTAGAACATATGGTAGATACGGTTTTGCAATTTGAAGGAGACCGTAACCATGTTTTTAGAATTTTAAGAGCCAATAAAAATAGATTTGGATCTACTAACGAAATTGGTATTTACGAAATGCAAGGTTCTGGATTGCGAGAAGTATCTAATCCAAGCGAAATACTAATATCTAAAAAAGATAACGATTTATCAGGTAATGCTGTCGCGGCAACATTAGAAGGTATGCGTCCTTTAATGATAGAAGTACAAGCACTGGTAAGTACTGCAGTTTATGGTACACCACAAAGAAGCGCAACAGGATTTAATGCTAAACGTTTAAATATGCTTTTAGCTGTTTTAGAAAAAAGAGCTGGATTTAGATTAGGCGCAAAAGATGTATTTTTAAATATAACTGGTGGTATTAATGTAGACGATCCAGCAATAGATTTAGCTGTGGTTGCTGCAATTCTGTCTTCCAATGAAGACGATGCACTACAAACCAATTTTTGTTTTGCTGCCGAAGTAGGTTTATCTGGAGAAATTAGACCTGTACAACGTGTTGAGCAAAGAATTCTTGAAGCTGAAAAGCTAGGATTTTCAACAATATTTGTTTCAAAATTTAATAAAATTACTATTCAACCTAAAGGAATTAAAATTCAATTAATTTCTAATATAGAAGATCTTGTTTCTATCTTATTTTAAAAAATTTAAGCAAATTTTACTTAAGCTTTATTTTTTAACCGAATTAGTATTCAATGTGCATTAAAAGCTTCATTTATAAGAGTCTATAATC from Mesoflavibacter profundi includes:
- the radA gene encoding DNA repair protein RadA; protein product: MAKVKTTFFCQNCGTQFSKWQGQCTSCKEWNTIVEEVVQKPEKNDWKLPSSNTTKRVSKPLKLNQIDDSKEARLDTKDAEFNRVLGGGIVPGSLTLLGGEPGIGKSTLLLQISLHLPYKTLYVSGEESQKQIKMRAQRIYPDNDSCYILTETKTQNIFKQIESVNPDIVIVDSIQTLHSDYVESSSGSISQIKECTTELIKFAKETNTPVIIIGHITKDGQIAGPKILEHMVDTVLQFEGDRNHVFRILRANKNRFGSTNEIGIYEMQGSGLREVSNPSEILISKKDNDLSGNAVAATLEGMRPLMIEVQALVSTAVYGTPQRSATGFNAKRLNMLLAVLEKRAGFRLGAKDVFLNITGGINVDDPAIDLAVVAAILSSNEDDALQTNFCFAAEVGLSGEIRPVQRVEQRILEAEKLGFSTIFVSKFNKITIQPKGIKIQLISNIEDLVSILF